A window of the Candidatus Saccharibacteria bacterium oral taxon 488 genome harbors these coding sequences:
- a CDS encoding GNAT family N-acetyltransferase — MTIRPFHPKDRAAIDKLAIKLHAYFAQVDDTAESLPFASSRDAHGYMQRMIDDSEDMDGAMYVAEENGQVVGFIQGVIIDHQPGQDAVFDAVHAPRKDGWIGLLYVEPEQRGSGIGRALLDEMKRYFQSKNCDTLRLKVLSGNQRAIAFYEKYGLMAREVEMVTKLR, encoded by the coding sequence ATGACAATTCGACCCTTCCACCCCAAAGACCGCGCCGCAATTGATAAGCTGGCGATCAAACTGCACGCATATTTTGCCCAAGTTGACGATACTGCGGAATCGCTGCCGTTTGCCAGTTCGCGAGACGCGCACGGCTACATGCAGCGGATGATCGACGATAGCGAGGATATGGACGGCGCGATGTATGTTGCCGAGGAGAATGGCCAGGTGGTCGGCTTTATTCAGGGCGTGATTATTGATCATCAGCCTGGTCAAGACGCTGTTTTTGATGCGGTGCACGCGCCGCGAAAAGACGGCTGGATCGGACTGCTCTATGTCGAGCCAGAGCAGCGAGGTAGCGGTATCGGGCGAGCCTTGCTGGATGAAATGAAGCGTTATTTCCAGAGTAAAAATTGCGATACCTTACGGTTAAAAGTACTGAGCGGCAACCAGCGCGCCATAGCGTTCTATGAAAAATATGGTCTTATGGCCCGCGAAGTAGAAATGGTAACAAAACTACGGTAG
- a CDS encoding DNA cytosine methyltransferase translates to MNNNIAVVDLFCGVGGLTCGLKKAGLDVVAGIDNDATCRYAYEENNHTRFIEADVSKLPSSDVDNMFGKADIKVLVGCAPCQRFSRHANKYRKSIDTKTDVRWNLLRSFAQYIEDIKPDIVSMENVPELHKYDIFEDFLKKLDELGYYTSYKIVDCSKYGLPQKRRRLVLLASKHGEIQLIPETSIEKKLTVRDVLSGLPVISQGQIDESDPLHRSAGLTEINLKRIKQSKPGGTWRDWDELLLPECYKKPSGKSFGSVYGRMEWDKPSPTITTQFYSFGTGRYGHPEQDRAISLREGALLQTFPRDYKFFEDVNNVAIGTISRHIGNAVPVDLGKIIGMSINDHLENIEL, encoded by the coding sequence ATGAATAATAACATTGCCGTCGTAGACCTATTTTGCGGCGTGGGTGGGTTAACTTGCGGACTAAAAAAAGCTGGACTTGATGTCGTTGCTGGTATAGATAATGACGCAACGTGCCGGTACGCCTACGAAGAGAATAACCATACAAGATTTATTGAAGCAGATGTATCAAAGTTACCAAGTTCAGACGTAGATAATATGTTCGGAAAAGCTGATATAAAGGTCTTGGTCGGCTGTGCACCTTGTCAGAGATTTTCGCGTCACGCCAATAAATACCGCAAAAGTATAGACACCAAGACAGACGTCCGCTGGAATCTATTGAGGTCGTTTGCTCAGTATATTGAAGACATAAAGCCAGATATTGTATCTATGGAAAACGTTCCAGAGCTTCACAAGTACGACATATTTGAAGATTTTCTGAAGAAGCTAGATGAATTAGGCTATTATACGAGCTACAAAATAGTTGACTGTAGTAAATACGGGCTACCACAAAAGCGTCGTCGGCTTGTTCTATTGGCATCAAAACACGGTGAAATTCAGCTAATTCCAGAAACCTCTATAGAGAAAAAACTTACGGTCAGAGACGTATTGTCAGGGCTGCCTGTAATATCTCAAGGACAAATTGACGAAAGTGACCCTCTTCATAGAAGTGCTGGATTAACCGAAATAAATCTTAAGAGAATCAAGCAATCAAAACCAGGCGGCACGTGGCGAGACTGGGACGAGCTACTACTGCCAGAATGCTACAAAAAGCCGTCCGGCAAGTCATTCGGCAGTGTATATGGTCGAATGGAATGGGATAAGCCTTCGCCGACTATTACAACGCAATTTTATTCATTCGGTACTGGTCGTTATGGTCATCCTGAGCAAGATAGAGCGATATCTCTCAGAGAGGGTGCACTGCTCCAGACCTTTCCAAGAGATTATAAATTTTTCGAAGATGTTAATAATGTTGCAATCGGCACAATCAGTAGACATATAGGCAATGCTGTGCCAGTTGATTTAGGGAAAATTATTGGCATGTCTATCAATGATCACTTGGAGAATATAGAATTATGA
- a CDS encoding nuclear transport factor 2 family protein, with protein sequence MKNEVMKVFNAYTEALSKGNVEAVFETMSDDIVWHMGGEGPLSGIVKGKQALGERLGEFIKRSNGTFRVITNWAASNDCFVAASVVSLAEKEGEKLNDPGIDLFRIEDGKIQEVWTFAEQQDEEDKFWE encoded by the coding sequence ATGAAAAATGAGGTCATGAAAGTATTTAATGCTTATACAGAAGCATTATCAAAGGGAAATGTTGAAGCAGTTTTTGAAACGATGTCTGATGATATTGTATGGCACATGGGAGGAGAGGGTCCACTTTCAGGAATTGTTAAAGGAAAACAGGCGCTAGGAGAGCGTCTAGGAGAATTTATCAAAAGAAGTAATGGTACATTTAGAGTAATTACAAATTGGGCTGCAAGTAATGACTGTTTTGTGGCCGCCAGTGTCGTTTCTTTAGCTGAAAAAGAAGGTGAAAAACTAAATGATCCCGGCATTGATTTATTTAGAATAGAGGATGGCAAGATACAGGAAGTGTGGACTTTTGCAGAACAACAAGACGAAGAAGATAAGTTTTGGGAATAA
- a CDS encoding ABC transporter permease — protein sequence MSQSRKTQETQTPRQPKNNLWREFLLGWRLMRQYIVRGRKWTLGLTTLLVAVAFINLAFISSLLAGVTSAIESQIKNLMVGEAYIDVKKPGEYITNVDDKLAEIKRIDGVTAADKILAVPAVLGYNDDKQVQARINVVNPRDFRQTLEVANRVSDGTFLAGDDEIVLGSRLLERGSLEGVKVGDRVTINVNGKKVDVKVGGITSTKFYNADIQAYISRGLWRKLTSGIPSHLTAGENDASMIVVRTSRGKEASVQRALTDLNYPGLRVHDWRDGATVMDTITGSFQSLNAIMLIVGIIIAAVTIFIVIYVDIINKRRQIGIQRAIGVKPRVIVFSYVLLALFYAVCGIAVGLAIFLGGLVPYVVAHPFSLPIADVTLNISWWELLFRAEVVLVVAIISGAIPAIMASRMKMLEAILGKG from the coding sequence ATGAGTCAGTCCCGCAAAACGCAGGAAACGCAAACGCCGCGCCAGCCCAAGAACAATCTGTGGCGCGAGTTCTTGCTGGGCTGGCGATTGATGCGGCAGTACATCGTGCGCGGCCGCAAGTGGACGCTGGGCCTGACGACGCTGCTGGTGGCGGTGGCATTCATTAACCTAGCCTTCATATCGTCGCTGCTAGCTGGCGTCACGTCGGCGATTGAATCGCAGATCAAGAACCTGATGGTCGGCGAAGCCTATATCGATGTCAAAAAGCCCGGCGAGTACATCACCAATGTCGATGATAAGCTGGCCGAGATCAAACGCATCGACGGCGTGACGGCGGCTGACAAAATCCTGGCTGTGCCGGCGGTCTTAGGATATAACGATGACAAGCAGGTACAGGCTCGGATCAATGTCGTTAATCCACGAGACTTTCGCCAAACCCTGGAGGTCGCTAACCGCGTGTCGGACGGAACGTTTTTGGCGGGTGACGACGAGATCGTGCTGGGTAGCCGGCTGCTCGAGAGAGGTTCGCTCGAGGGGGTTAAAGTTGGCGATCGGGTAACGATAAATGTTAACGGTAAAAAGGTCGACGTTAAGGTCGGCGGTATTACCTCGACGAAGTTCTATAATGCAGATATTCAGGCGTACATCTCGCGCGGTTTATGGCGCAAGCTCACCAGCGGCATACCGAGCCATTTGACGGCTGGCGAGAACGATGCCAGCATGATCGTCGTGCGCACCAGCCGCGGCAAGGAAGCGTCGGTGCAACGAGCGCTTACTGACCTGAACTATCCGGGCCTGCGCGTTCACGATTGGCGTGACGGAGCGACGGTTATGGATACGATTACCGGTAGTTTTCAGTCGCTCAACGCCATTATGCTGATAGTCGGCATTATCATTGCGGCGGTGACGATCTTCATCGTGATTTACGTTGACATCATCAACAAGCGGCGGCAAATCGGCATTCAGCGGGCGATTGGCGTCAAGCCGCGAGTGATCGTCTTTAGCTATGTTCTACTAGCGCTATTTTATGCGGTGTGCGGTATAGCGGTCGGCTTGGCAATTTTCCTCGGTGGGCTGGTACCATATGTGGTGGCGCATCCGTTCAGTCTACCAATTGCCGACGTGACACTCAACATATCGTGGTGGGAATTGCTATTCCGTGCTGAGGTTGTGCTAGTGGTTGCTATCATCAGTGGTGCCATCCCCGCCATCATGGCCTCGCGAATGAAGATGCTCGAGGCGATTTTAGGGAAGGGGTAA
- a CDS encoding PAS domain-containing protein has product MWVSFLLVSVYNTSMKWAGDISQVGELSRFWLRRLCEAALFVGLVIVLLYAWARFIPTGYRLPIGEAITDLAAAISALVSLAALILCLWLPRRAITAASIAVYGLIILAVGSLVATSGFLASPFAAAWLSAAVFAGFFGWPVVLGTSLLVVTAITTAAITQHASLIATIGALFFGLAPLALGFIIWRHQPRVSKLGDISELRTKLSTAEGTSDIVINTIDDGVLAISREGNIELINPSAQRIIGWNQGDALGLKWQSVIQLVTADGKDVTVTENPVMQSLINNRPAHSDKLLLRTASDKQILVSIVASPVGKDNEGIIVVFRDITKEKAEERQQAEFISTASHEMRTPVASIEGYLGLALNPATAHIDDKARDFITKAHASAQHLGRLFQDLLDISRAEDGRLKNEPQIINITTFVGEIFEGLAPRAAEKGLVCTFRPDAAATVQPAYYANVDADHLREVVSNLIENAIKYTPDGEVVIDITGDDKTITISVQDSGIGIPAEDVPHLFQKFYRVDNSDTREIGGTGLGLYLSRRLTEAMSGRLFVISEYRKGSTFFLEIPRTRTDEAMRQLPTVPTPAAPPLTAEPPTAVAVQPTVPINATQPDAADTVLTKPATPPVPPPNFSPLPLMPAPPTEPTAPAPAMPSTPPDPAPEPLATPTPPEPTATPTPSAPLATPEPAAAQQKP; this is encoded by the coding sequence ATGTGGGTATCATTTTTGCTCGTCTCGGTCTATAATACAAGCATGAAGTGGGCGGGGGATATTTCGCAAGTCGGTGAATTGTCGCGATTTTGGCTGCGGCGACTATGCGAGGCAGCCCTGTTCGTCGGGCTGGTCATCGTCCTCCTCTATGCTTGGGCGCGCTTTATCCCGACCGGTTACCGGCTACCCATCGGCGAAGCCATCACCGACCTCGCCGCCGCCATCAGCGCCCTCGTCAGCCTCGCCGCCCTCATCCTCTGTCTGTGGCTACCGCGCCGAGCCATCACCGCCGCATCCATCGCCGTCTACGGCCTGATCATCCTTGCCGTCGGCTCGCTCGTTGCCACCAGCGGCTTTCTAGCCTCGCCATTCGCCGCCGCTTGGCTCAGCGCTGCGGTATTCGCCGGCTTCTTTGGCTGGCCCGTCGTCCTCGGCACCAGCCTCCTCGTCGTCACCGCCATCACCACCGCCGCCATCACCCAGCACGCCAGCCTCATCGCCACGATTGGCGCCCTATTTTTTGGCCTGGCACCCTTAGCTCTTGGCTTTATCATCTGGCGCCATCAGCCGCGCGTCAGCAAGCTCGGTGATATTTCTGAACTCCGCACCAAATTATCCACTGCCGAGGGCACCTCTGACATTGTCATCAATACTATCGACGACGGTGTGCTGGCCATCTCGCGCGAGGGCAATATCGAGCTAATCAACCCCTCAGCTCAGCGGATCATCGGCTGGAACCAAGGCGACGCCCTCGGCCTCAAATGGCAAAGCGTCATTCAACTCGTCACCGCCGACGGCAAAGACGTCACCGTTACCGAAAACCCGGTCATGCAATCACTGATCAATAATCGGCCGGCACACTCCGACAAATTACTCCTCCGCACTGCCTCGGACAAGCAAATCCTCGTCTCCATCGTCGCCTCACCGGTCGGCAAGGACAACGAAGGTATCATTGTCGTCTTTCGCGACATCACCAAGGAAAAAGCCGAGGAGCGCCAGCAAGCCGAATTCATCTCTACCGCTAGCCACGAAATGCGCACCCCCGTTGCCTCCATCGAAGGCTACCTCGGCCTGGCGCTCAACCCAGCCACCGCCCACATCGATGACAAGGCGCGCGATTTCATCACCAAGGCCCATGCCTCGGCCCAGCACCTCGGCCGACTGTTCCAGGACCTGCTTGATATCAGCCGCGCCGAAGACGGCCGCCTCAAGAACGAGCCACAGATTATCAATATCACTACTTTCGTTGGCGAGATTTTTGAGGGCCTGGCGCCACGCGCCGCCGAAAAAGGCCTCGTCTGCACCTTCCGTCCGGACGCCGCCGCCACTGTCCAGCCAGCATACTACGCCAACGTTGACGCCGATCACCTCCGCGAAGTTGTTTCTAACTTGATCGAAAATGCCATCAAGTACACGCCCGACGGGGAAGTAGTCATAGACATCACTGGCGATGACAAAACGATCACCATCAGCGTCCAAGACAGCGGTATCGGCATCCCCGCCGAAGATGTGCCACACCTCTTTCAAAAGTTCTACCGCGTCGATAATTCCGACACCCGCGAGATCGGTGGCACCGGCCTCGGCCTGTATCTCAGCCGCCGCTTGACCGAGGCAATGTCCGGCCGCCTATTCGTCATCAGCGAATACCGCAAGGGTAGCACCTTCTTCCTCGAGATTCCTCGCACCCGAACCGACGAGGCCATGCGCCAATTACCAACCGTCCCCACACCGGCTGCTCCACCACTAACCGCCGAACCGCCAACCGCTGTCGCCGTCCAGCCGACCGTCCCGATCAACGCTACCCAACCGGACGCCGCCGATACCGTCCTAACTAAGCCGGCCACGCCGCCGGTGCCGCCGCCCAACTTTAGTCCGCTGCCGCTGATGCCCGCACCACCAACTGAGCCAACCGCTCCCGCGCCCGCCATGCCATCCACACCGCCCGACCCAGCCCCCGAGCCTCTTGCCACACCCACACCCCCTGAGCCAACCGCTACACCCACGCCATCAGCACCGCTCGCCACCCCAGAGCCAGCTGCCGCCCAACAAAAACCATAA
- a CDS encoding CHAP domain-containing protein: protein MNGAVVLFTNFGFSIKKIIAIIIATLLLILMFPILAISSLGLPAMSFLANAPSAKAAEERGFYNGGVMPGNTYAWGNCTWWAYAMRRWANSPIPNTWGNANTWDDNAKRDGYIVNDTPAAGAVFQTDEGPYGHVAYVIEVNQISGDWKISEMNARGLNVVSQRTFSKEVAKSYKFIHNEPGAQPWNPQPITSLPPYGLGR, encoded by the coding sequence ATGAACGGCGCGGTAGTTTTGTTTACAAATTTTGGTTTCAGCATTAAGAAAATTATAGCTATAATCATCGCTACATTATTGCTTATTTTGATGTTTCCGATTTTAGCTATTTCATCACTTGGCTTACCGGCAATGAGCTTTTTAGCAAATGCACCGAGCGCCAAAGCGGCGGAAGAACGTGGTTTTTATAACGGCGGCGTGATGCCCGGAAACACTTACGCCTGGGGTAACTGTACGTGGTGGGCGTATGCGATGCGCCGGTGGGCAAACAGTCCGATTCCGAACACTTGGGGCAACGCTAATACCTGGGATGATAACGCCAAGCGTGATGGCTACATCGTCAACGATACACCAGCGGCTGGTGCAGTTTTTCAGACTGATGAAGGCCCTTATGGACATGTTGCGTATGTGATAGAAGTTAATCAAATCAGCGGTGATTGGAAAATTTCTGAAATGAACGCGCGCGGTTTAAACGTGGTGTCGCAGCGCACTTTTTCCAAAGAAGTCGCCAAATCGTATAAATTTATTCATAATGAACCAGGAGCACAGCCGTGGAATCCACAGCCGATTACCTCGCTACCGCCTTATGGCTTGGGTCGATAG
- a CDS encoding ABC transporter ATP-binding protein has product MAREILTIEHLSKTYGSGDSATRALKDVSFSIRHGDFLMITGRNGSGKSTFMHQVAMLDRPDSGTIWFDSRGDETPAIEITQLPEKQRIELRLRQVGYIFQEYALIRELTALENVMLPRLMWCSAKIAKQKALQELDRVSLKDRARHLPSQLSGGEQQRVAIARALVNEPHIIFADEPTANLDTVASKNVMETLKEINASGITLVMISHEADELAYAKRQIVFENGKLKGERQPAAGRLL; this is encoded by the coding sequence ATGGCCCGCGAAATTCTTACCATTGAGCATCTCAGCAAGACGTACGGCTCGGGTGATAGCGCCACGCGTGCGCTCAAGGACGTCAGTTTTTCGATTCGTCACGGTGATTTTCTGATGATCACGGGGCGCAACGGTTCGGGCAAATCGACCTTTATGCATCAGGTGGCGATGTTGGATCGCCCCGATAGCGGCACAATCTGGTTTGATAGTAGGGGTGATGAGACACCAGCGATAGAGATCACTCAGCTGCCAGAAAAACAGCGAATTGAACTGCGCCTGCGCCAAGTTGGCTATATTTTTCAAGAGTACGCCCTGATCCGCGAGCTCACCGCCCTAGAAAACGTCATGTTGCCGCGGCTAATGTGGTGCTCGGCGAAGATTGCTAAGCAAAAAGCTCTGCAAGAACTAGATCGTGTTAGTTTGAAGGACAGAGCGCGCCATCTGCCATCGCAATTATCTGGCGGCGAACAGCAGCGCGTGGCGATTGCCCGGGCGCTGGTCAATGAGCCGCACATTATCTTTGCCGACGAGCCGACGGCTAACCTAGATACGGTTGCCTCAAAGAATGTTATGGAAACGTTGAAGGAAATTAACGCCAGCGGCATAACCTTGGTGATGATCTCGCATGAAGCTGATGAACTAGCCTATGCCAAGCGGCAAATCGTGTTTGAAAACGGCAAATTAAAAGGCGAGCGTCAGCCCGCAGCCGGGAGACTACTATGA
- a CDS encoding response regulator: protein MTKILLVEDDKSLREIYGVRLLAEGYDIVSAGDGEEALAMAIKERPALIVSDVMMPKISGFDMLDILRSTTETRDVKVIMMTALSSEDQRQRGEALGADRYLVKSQVGIEDVVRTVHEVLGDAPAAAPVAPAPATEPAAANAPLAAPATQQDAPAVTLPSPTEIAAADAQARQFLDEISAVPVEQRTVLESDKFAGPIATQVVTPAPTTPPTQDDSAIAPAQANPDNSTPPATDPAPFVLPSAALAPAAPSAPPEQTADPTAGEPVTPADPAPTPAPEVEQPPVSEPAPTPPADALPQSTAPVSSPSPQPTSHGGERVIQPLSQEPQPDMSKMMEQELSDQLESMQASPQPTPDSGDFTLPTSDAMAGPHGDLTLDALEPLPTPADDQPLDAGTAINAELANTASSQPQNDDTPFVLPTPAPMPTDPAPASEPEQTVAPEGEPSPTAQPATPQSPTNAFPPQPPVAS, encoded by the coding sequence ATGACAAAGATTTTACTAGTAGAAGACGACAAAAGCCTGCGCGAGATTTACGGCGTCAGGTTACTAGCTGAGGGCTACGACATCGTTTCGGCGGGCGACGGTGAAGAGGCCTTGGCTATGGCTATTAAAGAACGCCCGGCCTTGATCGTCAGCGACGTGATGATGCCCAAGATCTCTGGCTTTGACATGCTGGATATCTTGCGCTCGACCACCGAGACACGCGACGTCAAAGTCATCATGATGACCGCGCTGTCATCCGAAGACCAGCGGCAACGTGGTGAAGCCCTCGGCGCTGATCGCTACCTCGTCAAGTCACAAGTCGGCATCGAAGACGTGGTGCGCACGGTCCACGAAGTACTCGGCGATGCACCAGCGGCCGCACCAGTCGCACCAGCTCCGGCCACAGAACCCGCGGCAGCCAACGCACCGTTAGCGGCGCCAGCCACCCAGCAAGACGCTCCGGCAGTCACCTTGCCATCACCAACAGAGATAGCAGCTGCCGACGCGCAGGCTCGACAGTTTTTAGATGAAATTTCTGCTGTTCCCGTCGAGCAACGCACAGTCCTCGAAAGCGATAAGTTCGCCGGGCCAATCGCCACACAAGTTGTCACCCCGGCACCAACAACTCCACCGACTCAGGATGATTCAGCCATCGCACCCGCTCAAGCTAATCCAGACAATTCGACCCCTCCAGCAACTGACCCGGCGCCGTTCGTCTTGCCGAGCGCCGCGCTGGCACCGGCAGCTCCATCCGCACCGCCTGAGCAAACCGCTGACCCGACCGCCGGCGAACCGGTGACACCAGCCGACCCAGCGCCAACTCCAGCGCCCGAGGTAGAGCAACCTCCGGTCTCTGAGCCAGCACCAACGCCACCGGCCGACGCCCTGCCACAGTCAACAGCGCCAGTCTCATCACCATCGCCGCAACCGACCAGCCATGGTGGTGAGCGGGTGATCCAGCCACTGAGCCAAGAGCCACAGCCAGACATGTCCAAGATGATGGAGCAGGAGCTCAGCGACCAGCTCGAGTCTATGCAGGCCTCGCCGCAGCCAACGCCAGATTCAGGCGACTTCACGCTGCCGACGTCTGATGCTATGGCGGGGCCGCACGGCGACCTGACACTAGATGCACTCGAGCCGCTACCGACGCCAGCCGATGACCAGCCGCTTGATGCTGGTACCGCGATCAATGCCGAGCTCGCCAACACGGCATCATCACAACCACAAAATGATGATACGCCATTCGTCCTGCCCACCCCAGCACCGATGCCGACCGACCCAGCTCCAGCGTCCGAGCCAGAGCAGACCGTAGCCCCTGAGGGAGAGCCATCGCCCACAGCACAGCCAGCGACACCCCAGTCGCCGACCAACGCCTTTCCGCCGCAGCCACCGGTAGCCTCCTAG
- a CDS encoding DNA mismatch repair protein, whose product MNAENDGQFTFNISLAVLNSLGRNLYRNFITILGEAISNSWDADADNVKIIINREKSEMLVIDDGDGMSASDFSGKFLRIGYSKRTNGSNSRKGRPYIGRKGIGKLALLSCANRVVIVTKKAGEPVTGGVIDNSELDEAIQDDRDHESYNLGALSSEDIKLLDGMEQGTIIKFVNLKGGIVNTLENIRKAIALYFRFSLVDESFKIYVDGNEINLDDIKDLTDRTQFLWPINKNDQDSFIYTLSALAVRTADIDIYKNVSGFIASVEKPKDLNILGAQERVGVDLFVNGRLRERDILKHIQSARVPESYMYGQIHYNDLDGDGIDRFTSSREGIVSDDALFRELLEDIKPVVKSIIDQWDKWRIEIKQDGDNDNPRFSQKERASKKLYNETVNEYKPDLPDNSEPIKRIKKWINGLEEDATFNLQSYTECFILENLTRKLIRYQSITIDDNTDPDCIARKQIKRYREMEIKRKNKSNLSIDIRQDNDDLFYLDLERLTYLAYLSQNNYAEDSGICDEKAFMPIRNALMHTSRLTQDAKDRLSVIYTNIKSKIKNLLSS is encoded by the coding sequence ATGAACGCCGAAAACGATGGTCAATTTACTTTTAATATATCGTTAGCAGTACTAAATAGTCTTGGTAGAAATCTCTATCGAAACTTTATAACCATACTAGGCGAGGCTATATCTAATTCTTGGGATGCAGATGCTGATAATGTCAAAATTATCATAAATAGAGAAAAATCAGAAATGCTCGTTATTGATGATGGCGACGGTATGTCCGCATCTGATTTTAGCGGCAAGTTTTTAAGAATTGGCTACTCAAAACGGACAAATGGGTCAAACTCACGAAAAGGTCGTCCGTATATAGGTAGAAAAGGAATTGGAAAACTAGCCCTCCTTTCGTGCGCTAACCGCGTCGTTATAGTGACGAAAAAAGCTGGTGAGCCAGTCACCGGTGGAGTGATAGACAACAGCGAGCTAGATGAGGCTATACAAGATGACAGAGATCACGAATCATACAATCTAGGAGCGCTTTCTAGTGAAGATATAAAGTTGCTTGACGGAATGGAACAAGGGACTATTATCAAGTTCGTTAATCTTAAGGGCGGTATAGTCAATACATTAGAGAATATACGAAAAGCTATTGCACTATATTTTCGCTTCTCTCTCGTTGATGAAAGTTTCAAGATTTACGTTGATGGTAATGAAATAAATCTAGACGACATAAAAGATTTAACCGATAGGACTCAATTTTTGTGGCCAATTAATAAAAATGATCAAGACTCATTTATTTACACCCTCTCAGCATTAGCAGTGCGGACAGCGGATATTGATATTTATAAGAATGTTAGCGGTTTCATAGCCTCGGTTGAAAAGCCAAAAGACCTAAACATACTAGGAGCTCAAGAAAGAGTTGGAGTAGACTTGTTCGTTAATGGCCGGCTTCGCGAGCGAGACATACTAAAGCATATTCAAAGCGCAAGAGTACCAGAAAGTTATATGTATGGACAGATCCACTATAATGATCTTGACGGAGATGGGATTGACAGATTTACTAGTAGCCGCGAGGGAATCGTGTCTGACGACGCACTATTCCGTGAGTTGCTTGAAGATATAAAGCCGGTTGTTAAATCTATAATTGACCAATGGGATAAGTGGCGTATTGAGATCAAGCAAGATGGAGATAATGATAACCCGCGTTTTTCACAGAAGGAGCGTGCCTCAAAGAAATTATACAACGAGACAGTAAACGAATATAAGCCAGATTTGCCCGATAATTCAGAGCCTATTAAAAGAATAAAGAAATGGATAAATGGGCTTGAAGAGGATGCTACTTTTAACCTTCAATCATATACGGAATGCTTCATATTAGAAAACCTCACTCGAAAGTTAATAAGATATCAATCCATAACTATTGATGATAACACAGATCCTGATTGTATAGCGAGGAAGCAAATCAAGCGTTACCGAGAAATGGAAATAAAGAGGAAGAACAAGAGTAATCTATCTATAGATATACGTCAAGATAACGACGATTTATTCTATCTAGATTTGGAGCGGTTGACCTACTTAGCTTACTTATCGCAAAATAATTATGCAGAAGACAGTGGTATATGTGATGAAAAGGCCTTTATGCCAATTCGTAATGCACTAATGCATACATCAAGGCTTACACAAGATGCCAAAGACAGACTATCGGTAATATATACTAACATTAAGTCAAAAATTAAAAACCTACTCTCTAGCTAG